The nucleotide sequence CCTCTTCCCTGGCTACATTAACCTGTAACAATGTATCCACGGTAATCCCTTCAGCGGCTCCCCGCTTTTCAATTTCCTTGGCCAGTCGCATGGAATCCAGGGATTGGATCAGTTTGGTCTTGCCGACAACGTACTTCACTTTGTTCCGCTGCAGGTGACCGATCATGTGCCAGTTAATGTTTTCCTTTTGGCCTTCCATCCGGTCATATTTCTCAACAAACTCCTGAGCTTTATTCTCCCCGATTTCCGAAAATCCCAGGGCCAAAGCGTTTTCAATCACCTGGGTGCTATGGGTCTTGGTTACTGCAACCACCGTAATGTCTTTTCCGTCGGGATTGGCTTTTTTTATTCTTTCCTCGGTTTCCAGCCAATTTTCTTTAATTGTATTATTCATCAGGTCCCTCCTCCCCTCGGCTGTTTCCTTGATTTAATAAAACTTCATCGTACAGTGAAACCGTCCGGTGCACTTCTCCCTCGGCATCCGTGAATTCATCGGCGGACAAAATGGCTCCTTCCTCGTCGGCTAAAAGAATATTCACCGGCACCTTCTCATTATTCCCCGATTTTCGTTGGGTTACATAGGCTTGATCCTCCTGATAATAGATAGTATCCA is from Isachenkonia alkalipeptolytica and encodes:
- a CDS encoding YggS family pyridoxal phosphate-dependent enzyme; this encodes MNNTIKENWLETEERIKKANPDGKDITVVAVTKTHSTQVIENALALGFSEIGENKAQEFVEKYDRMEGQKENINWHMIGHLQRNKVKYVVGKTKLIQSLDSMRLAKEIEKRGAAEGITVDTLLQVNVAREEAKYGIFMEDVISFLKNIETFKSLKIRGLMTMAPFYQDPEETRECFKKLKNMFEELKKEEYNNVSMDYLSMGMSNDFEVAVEEGSNMLRLGRTLFGERPKSKK